From Bacteroidales bacterium, one genomic window encodes:
- a CDS encoding T9SS type A sorting domain-containing protein: MYRLHNKSHARNHDLDIESNIDIYSDGNNLYINSEYDNLKVEIFNLKGQLLLQKNISNKGRTIININYPKSIYFVKAVAEKETLCKKVVLSK, encoded by the coding sequence ATGTATAGATTACATAACAAAAGTCATGCAAGAAATCATGATTTAGATATTGAAAGTAATATTGATATTTATTCCGACGGAAATAATCTCTATATTAATTCAGAATATGACAATCTGAAAGTTGAAATATTTAATCTGAAAGGTCAATTATTATTACAAAAAAATATTTCAAATAAAGGAAGAACTATTATAAACATAAATTATCCTAAAAGCATATATTTTGTAAAAGCTGTTGCTGAAAAAGAAACTCTTTGTAAAAAAGTAGTTTTGTCAAAATAA
- the uvrA gene encoding excinuclease ABC subunit UvrA: protein MNKKITVTGARVHNLKNIDVEIPRNKLTVITGLSGSGKSSLAFDTIYAEGQRRYIETFSAYARQFLGTLERPDVDKITGLSPVISIEQKTTNRNPRSTVGTITEIYDFLRLLYARATTAYSYLSGEKMVKYSTEQIINLIFNEYEGKKLIILSPVVKSRKGHYKELFVSIRKKGFLQARINGEICEIKPGLLLDRYKTHEIEIVIDKLKIDEKNSKRLKESVKTAIHHGKGVIMASEYETDNIRYFSKNLMCPSTGLSYDEPAPNSFSFNSPQGACSACKGLGVISKVDINKVVPDDSLSIKRGGIKPLGEYQNTLIFWQIEAILKQHKANIKTPIKNTPKKALDKILQGTDETLKIENSALGISSKIELSFDGIFSYLERHSKGTNANSRKVKNNYFTDEICPVCEGKRLKKESLWFKFAGKNISELAETDINELYSFLKNANSKLTEKQNIIAKEIIKELLTRLQFLSDVGLSYLNLNRSSRSLSGGESQRIRLASQIGSKLVNVLYILDEPSIGLHQRDNHRLINSLQQLRDTGNSVIVVEHDKDMMLSADYLIDMGPYAGKHGGEVSAAGTPEDILKSDTLTSQYLNNKKEIPIPKERRNGTNKKIILKGATGNNLKNINVEFPLGKFICITGVSGSGKSTLVNETLHPILSKHFYRSVKIPLPYNSIKGLEHIDKVIEVNQSPIGRTPRSNPATYTKTFDEIRKLFAQLPESKIRGYKLGRFSFNVKAGRCETCQGAGLRTIEMNFLPDVYVPCEDCQGKRYNRETLEVRYKGKSISNVLEMTINTAYDFFDKIPKIRKNLKAMKDVGLGYVTMGQASTTLSGGESQRVKLSSELAKRDTGKTLYILDEPTTGLHFEDIKMLLKVLNRLVDKGNTVIVTEHNMDVIKVADHIIDLGKEGGLKGGYIIVQGTPEEIIKNKNSYTAKFLNKELT, encoded by the coding sequence ATGAACAAAAAAATTACAGTAACAGGAGCAAGAGTACACAATCTGAAAAATATTGATGTTGAAATTCCTCGCAATAAACTTACTGTTATTACAGGATTAAGCGGCAGCGGAAAATCATCACTTGCTTTTGATACTATTTATGCCGAAGGTCAAAGAAGATATATTGAAACTTTTTCAGCTTATGCAAGACAATTTCTCGGCACTCTCGAAAGACCGGATGTTGATAAAATTACCGGTTTAAGTCCCGTTATTTCTATAGAACAGAAAACCACCAACAGAAATCCTCGTTCAACTGTAGGAACAATAACGGAAATTTATGACTTTTTGCGACTTTTATATGCTCGCGCAACTACCGCATATTCTTACCTTTCAGGAGAAAAAATGGTAAAGTATTCAACCGAGCAAATCATTAACTTAATTTTTAATGAATATGAAGGTAAAAAACTAATAATTCTATCCCCTGTTGTTAAAAGCAGAAAAGGACATTATAAAGAACTGTTTGTTTCAATAAGAAAAAAAGGATTTCTGCAAGCAAGAATCAACGGAGAAATATGCGAAATAAAACCCGGTTTACTGCTTGACAGATATAAAACTCATGAAATTGAAATTGTAATTGATAAACTTAAAATTGACGAAAAAAACAGTAAAAGATTAAAAGAATCAGTAAAAACAGCCATTCACCACGGCAAAGGAGTTATAATGGCTTCTGAATATGAAACTGATAACATCCGATATTTCAGTAAAAACTTGATGTGTCCCTCTACCGGACTATCATATGATGAACCGGCTCCGAATTCTTTTTCTTTCAATTCACCGCAAGGTGCATGTTCTGCATGTAAAGGACTTGGTGTTATCAGCAAAGTTGATATTAATAAAGTTGTACCCGATGATTCTTTAAGCATAAAGAGAGGAGGAATAAAACCCTTGGGCGAATATCAAAACACATTAATATTTTGGCAGATTGAAGCTATTTTAAAACAGCATAAAGCAAATATTAAAACACCGATTAAAAATACCCCTAAAAAGGCATTAGATAAAATTTTGCAAGGAACTGATGAAACTTTAAAGATTGAAAATTCAGCTCTCGGAATATCTTCAAAAATTGAATTAAGTTTCGACGGAATTTTCTCATATCTTGAAAGACATTCAAAAGGAACAAATGCAAATTCACGAAAAGTTAAAAACAACTATTTCACAGATGAAATTTGCCCTGTTTGTGAAGGAAAACGTTTAAAAAAAGAATCGCTGTGGTTTAAGTTTGCCGGTAAAAACATTTCTGAACTTGCAGAAACGGATATTAATGAGTTATATTCCTTTTTAAAAAATGCAAACTCAAAACTTACTGAAAAACAAAACATAATAGCCAAAGAAATTATAAAAGAACTATTAACACGCTTACAATTTTTATCAGATGTAGGGCTTTCTTATCTTAATTTAAACAGAAGTTCAAGAAGCCTTTCGGGAGGTGAAAGTCAAAGAATAAGGTTGGCATCACAAATCGGTTCAAAACTCGTTAATGTACTTTATATTCTCGATGAACCGAGCATCGGGTTGCATCAAAGAGATAATCACAGATTAATCAATTCACTTCAACAACTCAGAGATACAGGAAATTCGGTAATTGTTGTAGAACACGATAAAGACATGATGCTTTCTGCCGATTATTTAATCGACATGGGACCTTATGCCGGAAAGCACGGAGGTGAAGTTTCAGCAGCCGGAACTCCCGAAGATATTTTAAAAAGTGATACACTGACTTCACAATACCTCAACAATAAAAAAGAAATACCGATTCCGAAGGAAAGAAGAAACGGAACAAATAAAAAAATTATATTAAAAGGAGCAACCGGAAATAATTTAAAAAATATAAACGTTGAATTTCCGCTCGGTAAATTTATTTGTATTACCGGTGTTTCGGGAAGCGGTAAATCAACTTTAGTTAATGAAACTCTGCATCCTATTTTAAGTAAACATTTTTACAGATCAGTAAAAATTCCTCTGCCTTATAATTCAATCAAAGGATTAGAACATATCGACAAAGTTATTGAAGTGAACCAATCGCCCATAGGCAGAACACCGAGAAGTAATCCTGCAACTTACACAAAAACTTTTGATGAAATCAGAAAATTATTTGCACAACTTCCCGAATCTAAAATCAGAGGATATAAACTCGGAAGATTTTCTTTCAATGTTAAAGCAGGAAGATGTGAAACATGCCAAGGTGCCGGATTGCGAACCATAGAAATGAATTTTCTGCCGGATGTTTATGTGCCTTGCGAAGATTGCCAAGGCAAAAGATATAACAGAGAAACTCTGGAAGTAAGGTATAAAGGAAAATCAATAAGCAATGTGCTTGAAATGACCATTAATACTGCTTATGATTTCTTCGACAAAATACCGAAAATAAGAAAAAACCTTAAAGCAATGAAAGATGTAGGTCTCGGTTATGTAACTATGGGTCAAGCTTCTACAACATTATCAGGCGGAGAATCTCAACGTGTAAAACTATCTTCTGAACTCGCCAAAAGAGATACCGGAAAAACTTTATATATTTTAGATGAACCTACAACCGGTTTACACTTTGAAGATATAAAAATGCTGCTGAAAGTTTTAAACAGGCTTGTTGATAAAGGAAATACCGTTATTGTTACAGAACATAATATGGACGTTATAAAAGTTGCCGATCATATTATTGATTTGGGCAAAGAAGGCGGTTTAAAAGGAGGTTACATCATTGTGCAAGGAACACCTGAAGAAATTATAAAAAACAAAAACAGTTACACTGCAAAATTTCTTAATAAAGAATTAACATAA
- a CDS encoding T9SS type A sorting domain-containing protein has protein sequence MRKISILLLLTLFALSVNAQTQIYVLDFETAGTYTTSVPEFTDFGGDYFIRTDGSDIGTFVEFTDIQGSYYFAVMDTDGSPGTYTNTTLNIYDIDISGYSNLEIRIYLAEDQSSDGNEDWDEDTYVHITGSIDGAPSENLIWIESELAGSNSLPRIDTDFDGFGDGTEITPAFIQFSTNITGTGSLLDIAIEFNELTSGDEDIAIDHIEIYDTGGTTAGGPDCANATLITEGTHHAIHTEEGTGANYDQWYSFLATVSGTATVENCASDVDIYFLIQQIACGNDYDMADDDVCGTSGYSEDFTFDITAGITYFIGIGNWDQATTAEYDWTLTETEIVSHAIINAYAISSTEIDIEYDGSITSVDPADYSLTGSQAITFSTATIDGVDDHFVHLSGASENMTGDAVLDNINDAANITSFDLYAGITPVMFTNSANAPDTLLQGYNTSFTGIISANDGFNNVWIADSEGSMNGVMIYDYDFDGLVAVGDEVVIVANKKIYYDLSEIIDPILISTLSSGNTPYGPTVIQGNAIDTLEVADSPNAEQWEGQLVTVNNAVITEADVSTDYYFYATDDCGINEFKVGDNVDYHFGSVSMNVGSMYNITGVVDFSYGKYRINPRDAADIVEIDIATSIVEEPGTQTPGATLDATVVADSLSAAEIIRFVVTDTGDDGLPTKVSQVTFYGGSNNTADFDIDIAGGYISFADGDTINYAGEPNSTSNMIQLIMNSDEMIIADGTSEEFVGYIWLDAEAVHGNIIQFMIDADNHEFLADADCSTQFATTFTADIAGNDFTIDNTDAINTIAGNNIKVYPNPANNVLFVRNMSNISEISIVDILGKTVQNINVNEENTEINISNLTNGMYFIEFNNTNGSKSIRNFVKN, from the coding sequence ATGAGAAAAATTTCTATTTTATTATTATTAACACTTTTTGCTTTAAGTGTTAATGCACAAACACAAATTTATGTGTTAGATTTTGAAACTGCAGGAACTTATACCACATCAGTTCCTGAATTTACTGATTTCGGGGGTGATTATTTCATCAGAACAGACGGTTCAGATATCGGAACCTTTGTGGAATTTACAGATATTCAGGGTTCATACTATTTTGCTGTAATGGATACAGACGGATCTCCCGGAACTTATACTAATACGACACTGAATATTTACGACATTGATATTTCAGGATATTCAAATCTTGAAATTAGAATTTATCTTGCAGAAGATCAATCATCAGACGGTAATGAAGATTGGGATGAAGATACATATGTACACATTACAGGCTCTATAGACGGCGCCCCAAGTGAAAATTTAATTTGGATTGAGTCTGAACTTGCAGGTTCTAATTCTCTTCCGAGAATTGATACTGATTTTGACGGATTTGGTGACGGTACCGAAATTACACCTGCATTTATTCAATTTAGTACAAACATAACCGGTACCGGCAGCCTTTTAGATATTGCAATTGAATTTAATGAACTTACTTCCGGAGACGAAGACATTGCCATTGATCACATTGAGATATACGATACCGGCGGAACAACAGCCGGTGGACCGGATTGTGCAAATGCTACACTAATTACAGAAGGAACACATCATGCTATTCATACAGAAGAAGGAACCGGAGCTAATTACGACCAATGGTACTCTTTTTTAGCTACAGTATCCGGAACAGCAACCGTAGAAAACTGTGCATCAGATGTTGATATTTATTTTTTAATTCAACAAATAGCATGTGGAAACGATTATGATATGGCTGATGATGATGTTTGTGGTACAAGTGGATATTCTGAGGATTTTACTTTTGATATAACAGCCGGAATTACTTATTTTATAGGTATAGGAAATTGGGATCAGGCTACAACTGCTGAATATGACTGGACATTAACAGAAACAGAAATAGTTTCTCATGCAATTATAAATGCTTATGCAATCAGTAGTACAGAAATTGATATTGAATATGACGGATCAATAACTTCCGTTGATCCGGCAGATTACAGTTTAACCGGTTCACAAGCAATAACATTCAGTACAGCAACTATTGACGGAGTGGATGACCATTTTGTACATCTTTCAGGCGCTTCCGAAAATATGACCGGTGATGCTGTTTTAGATAATATAAACGATGCTGCAAACATCACTTCTTTCGATCTTTATGCAGGTATCACTCCTGTTATGTTTACTAACTCTGCAAATGCCCCTGATACTTTATTGCAAGGATATAATACATCATTTACCGGAATTATTTCAGCAAATGACGGATTTAATAATGTTTGGATAGCAGATTCAGAAGGAAGCATGAACGGAGTTATGATCTATGATTATGATTTTGACGGTTTAGTTGCTGTTGGAGACGAAGTTGTTATTGTTGCTAATAAAAAAATATACTATGATTTAAGCGAAATAATTGATCCTATTTTAATAAGTACCTTATCAAGTGGTAATACACCTTACGGTCCGACTGTAATTCAAGGAAATGCAATAGATACTTTAGAAGTTGCAGATTCTCCGAATGCAGAACAATGGGAAGGCCAGTTAGTAACCGTTAATAATGCCGTTATTACTGAAGCCGATGTTTCAACTGATTATTATTTCTACGCTACGGACGATTGCGGAATAAATGAATTTAAAGTAGGAGATAATGTTGATTATCATTTCGGTTCTGTTTCTATGAATGTAGGAAGTATGTACAATATTACAGGAGTTGTTGATTTCTCTTACGGCAAATACAGAATAAATCCGAGAGATGCTGCTGATATTGTAGAGATAGATATTGCAACAAGTATTGTTGAAGAACCCGGAACCCAAACACCCGGAGCAACACTTGATGCAACCGTAGTTGCAGATTCATTAAGTGCAGCCGAAATAATCAGATTTGTTGTTACAGACACAGGTGATGACGGTTTACCGACAAAAGTTTCACAAGTTACATTCTACGGCGGTTCAAATAACACAGCTGATTTCGACATTGATATTGCCGGAGGATATATTTCTTTTGCAGACGGTGATACAATTAACTATGCAGGAGAACCAAACTCAACTTCAAACATGATTCAGTTAATCATGAACTCTGATGAAATGATAATTGCTGACGGAACAAGTGAAGAATTTGTAGGATATATTTGGTTAGATGCAGAAGCTGTTCACGGAAACATTATTCAATTCATGATTGATGCTGATAATCACGAATTTTTGGCGGATGCTGATTGCAGTACTCAATTTGCAACTACTTTTACGGCAGATATTGCAGGTAATGATTTTACAATTGATAATACTGATGCAATAAATACAATTGCAGGTAATAACATTAAGGTTTATCCTAATCCTGCAAATAATGTTTTATTTGTCAGAAACATGAGCAATATTTCAGAAATTTCAATTGTAGATATTCTCGGAAAAACTGTT